The following coding sequences lie in one Osmerus mordax isolate fOsmMor3 chromosome 13, fOsmMor3.pri, whole genome shotgun sequence genomic window:
- the zgc:153993 gene encoding apoptosis regulator BAX, with product MADSREVGEKTGEEELGAVGGEDVVDDRIMEQGAIVLRGYVVGRITSEHPDRRLSSEDLGGRPNELQDPEIKEVVGQLLKIADELNNNVELQRLIGTVQANCAQDVFFTVARSIFADGINWGRVVALFHLAYRLIYNALTQNHFDIIRRIICWVLQFIRENIYGWIRQQGGWRGVVSTIWTWRTASLVAAAAFVVAMIYWRKTH from the exons ATGGCAGATTCCCGAGAAGTAGGGGAGAAAACTGGCGAGGAAGAACTCGGTGCTGTCGGCGGCGAAG ATGTCGTTGATGACCGAATTATGGAACAAGGAGCAATTGTTCTAAGAGG GTATGTGGTGGGTAGGATCACCTCTGAGCATCCTGACAGACGTCTGTCCTCCGAGGACCTGGGGGGGCGTCCCAACGAGCTCCAGGACCCCGAGATCAAAGAGGTTGTGGGCCAGCTGCTGAAAATTGCGGACGAGCTCAACAACAATGTAGAGCTGCAACG GTTAATTGGCACCGTGCAAGCCAACTGTGCCCAGGATGTCTTCTTCACGGTGGCAAGGAGCATCTTCGCAGATGGCATTAACTGGGGCAGAGTGGTCGCCCTCTTTCACCTGGCTTACCGGCTCATCTACAAT GCACTGACGCAAAATCACTTTGACATCATCAGACGTATCATCTGCTGGGTTCTCCAGTTTATCAGAGAAAACATCTATGGCTGGATCAGACAGCAAGGGGGCTGG AGGGGCGTGGTGAGCACCATATGGACCTGGAGGACCGCCTCCCttgtggctgctgcagcatttgtGGTTGCCATGATTTATTGGAGGAAAACACACTGA